The following coding sequences are from one Halomicrobium zhouii window:
- a CDS encoding DUF7117 family protein: protein MKVRGRRECKECETRWSYFETASVHCPNCGSMKSVGLDDRTRHTDSPTSLDLTPVRNRIDEDPLRDVASAAVDLAREYVRERGFVDAGELLPLDDTFVAATELRHVGAELSRELRRTEAEELYFLDLLAGADEGERPPAEEVPEAFRSAHGLAMADAVGDYQRDLRTYLDEHPHPDARSVSGSVRDHRKRIEALDGDVDPKDAERLLHATRDLGKYLISGEESALVTADNWLQGIE from the coding sequence ATGAAAGTTCGCGGCCGCCGGGAGTGCAAGGAGTGTGAGACGCGGTGGTCCTACTTCGAGACGGCGAGCGTCCACTGTCCGAACTGCGGGTCGATGAAGAGCGTCGGCCTCGACGACCGGACGCGACACACCGACTCGCCGACCAGCCTCGACCTGACGCCGGTCCGGAACCGGATCGACGAGGACCCCCTGCGCGACGTCGCCAGCGCGGCGGTGGACCTGGCCAGGGAGTACGTCCGCGAGCGCGGCTTCGTCGACGCCGGCGAGTTGCTCCCACTCGACGACACCTTCGTGGCAGCGACGGAACTGCGCCACGTCGGCGCGGAACTCTCTCGCGAACTCCGCCGGACCGAGGCCGAGGAGCTGTACTTCCTGGACCTGCTGGCCGGCGCCGACGAGGGCGAGCGCCCGCCGGCCGAAGAAGTTCCCGAGGCCTTCCGGAGTGCGCACGGCCTCGCGATGGCCGACGCCGTGGGGGACTACCAGCGTGACCTGCGAACGTACCTGGACGAGCATCCCCACCCCGATGCTCGCTCGGTCTCCGGGAGCGTCCGCGACCACCGGAAGCGAATCGAGGCGCTGGACGGCGACGTCGACCCGAAGGACGCCGAGCGCCTCCTGCACGCGACCCGCGATCTGGGCAAGTACCTGATCTCGGGCGAGGAGAGCGCGCTCGTCACGGCGGACAACTGGCTCCAGGGAATCGAATAA
- a CDS encoding DUF58 domain-containing protein, translating to MIDAAFLDELDRFDGSLSQVTDARQRGEQRSTELGEGQRFADYRSYVPGDDTRLVDWKLYARTGERYVKQFEAERDLTVHVLLDASASMDVGGEETHKFDFAAKLGLGFCALAAAEHNDFRFSVFTDRFDRIDAGRSNRGEVLALIDRLNDVDPVGEADFDHALVEYAATIDSRSLVLVASDFLADVDDVEAGVEALARNDVVLAQVFAPEEVDPPTRGDTIFRGLERDLELRTYFGSPQRRTYAERLESHVEQVSQSARNVDARHVRVESDAEFFDAFARTWVE from the coding sequence ATGATCGACGCCGCGTTCCTCGACGAACTGGACCGGTTCGACGGCTCGCTCTCGCAGGTGACCGACGCCCGCCAGCGCGGCGAGCAGCGGTCGACGGAACTCGGCGAAGGCCAGCGCTTCGCCGACTACCGGTCGTACGTCCCCGGCGACGACACGCGACTCGTCGACTGGAAGCTCTACGCCCGCACTGGCGAGCGCTACGTCAAGCAGTTCGAGGCCGAGCGTGACCTGACCGTCCACGTCCTGCTGGACGCCAGTGCGTCGATGGACGTCGGCGGGGAGGAGACGCACAAGTTCGATTTCGCCGCCAAACTCGGGCTGGGCTTCTGTGCGCTCGCGGCCGCGGAGCACAACGACTTCCGGTTTTCCGTGTTCACGGACCGCTTCGACCGCATCGACGCCGGCCGGTCGAACCGCGGGGAGGTGCTGGCGCTGATCGACCGGCTGAACGACGTCGACCCCGTCGGAGAAGCGGACTTCGACCACGCACTCGTCGAGTACGCCGCCACCATCGACTCGCGGTCGCTCGTGCTCGTCGCGAGCGACTTCCTGGCGGACGTCGACGACGTCGAGGCGGGCGTCGAGGCACTGGCCCGGAACGACGTCGTCCTCGCGCAGGTGTTCGCACCCGAGGAGGTCGACCCGCCGACGAGGGGCGACACGATATTCCGCGGACTGGAGCGGGACCTGGAGTTGCGAACGTACTTCGGTTCGCCACAGCGTCGGACGTACGCCGAGCGACTCGAGAGCCACGTCGAGCAGGTGTCACAGAGCGCCCGGAACGTGGACGCTCGCCACGTCCGTGTCGAGAGCGATGCCGAGTTCTTCGACGCCTTCGCCCGGACGTGGGTCGAGTAA
- a CDS encoding MgtC/SapB family protein, whose amino-acid sequence MTVLGQLGSLALESAVERIVLAGALGLFLGLEREWSQKSAGIRTFSLVSLLAAVFTTVGSELLLAVGGLLVVVLGVFLGVEGLIDEEEGLSLTTSVSMLVAYGVGALVADGYVLEGVTVAVLSSLLLVLKRELHSFAWDLTHEELRSATEFAILAFVVYPLLPAEPLDVSVASLSLALELRIVWLLVVTVAGIGIVNYAVVQSYGGRGVAVTGFFGGLASSTAVVGTMLDQVEQRPEAVSYAVAAILLADAAMALRNLAIAVAFTVQRGVLFEAVVPLGAVIVGSFAVAAYTADWSQEVDIDLDSPFSLRNALVFGAIFLVVLVAGTVARAEFGSAGLYVTSALSGLVSSAGATTTAVVLYRGGAIGADEATIAVLLATAASIVVKAGLTLASPNRGFAYRVAVWSLALLGAATAVTVVVTV is encoded by the coding sequence GTGACCGTTCTCGGCCAACTCGGCTCCCTGGCGCTCGAATCCGCCGTCGAGCGCATCGTCCTCGCCGGTGCCCTGGGTCTCTTCCTCGGCCTCGAACGCGAGTGGTCCCAGAAGTCCGCCGGCATCCGAACCTTCTCGCTCGTGAGCCTCCTCGCGGCCGTCTTCACGACGGTCGGCAGCGAGCTGCTGCTCGCCGTCGGCGGGTTGCTGGTCGTCGTACTCGGCGTGTTCCTCGGCGTCGAGGGGCTCATCGACGAGGAGGAAGGGCTCTCACTGACGACGTCCGTCTCGATGCTCGTCGCCTACGGCGTCGGTGCGCTCGTCGCCGACGGCTACGTCCTCGAGGGCGTCACCGTCGCCGTGCTCTCCTCGCTGTTGCTCGTCCTCAAGCGGGAGCTCCACAGTTTCGCGTGGGACCTCACACACGAGGAACTGCGGTCGGCGACGGAGTTCGCCATCCTCGCGTTCGTCGTCTACCCGCTGTTGCCCGCCGAGCCCCTGGACGTCTCCGTCGCCTCGCTCTCGCTCGCGCTCGAACTCCGCATCGTCTGGCTGCTGGTCGTCACCGTCGCTGGCATCGGTATCGTCAACTACGCCGTCGTCCAGTCCTACGGGGGTCGCGGCGTCGCCGTCACGGGCTTTTTCGGCGGGCTGGCGTCCTCGACGGCCGTCGTCGGGACGATGCTGGACCAGGTCGAACAGCGACCGGAGGCCGTCTCGTACGCCGTCGCGGCCATCCTGCTGGCCGACGCGGCGATGGCACTCCGGAACCTCGCCATCGCCGTCGCGTTCACGGTCCAGCGGGGCGTCCTCTTCGAGGCCGTCGTCCCGCTCGGCGCCGTCATCGTCGGGAGCTTCGCCGTCGCCGCCTACACCGCGGACTGGTCCCAGGAGGTCGACATCGACCTCGATAGCCCGTTCTCGCTCCGGAACGCCCTCGTCTTCGGGGCCATCTTCCTCGTCGTGCTCGTCGCCGGCACCGTCGCGCGGGCCGAGTTCGGCTCCGCCGGCCTCTACGTGACGTCGGCGCTGTCCGGGCTGGTCTCCAGCGCGGGCGCGACTACCACCGCGGTCGTGCTCTACCGCGGCGGCGCCATCGGTGCCGACGAGGCGACCATCGCCGTCCTCCTCGCCACGGCCGCGAGCATCGTCGTCAAGGCCGGGCTGACGCTCGCGAGCCCCAACCGCGGGTTCGCCTACCGCGTCGCCGTCTGGAGTCTGGCACTACTGGGTGCCGCGACTGCGGTGACGGTCGTCGTCACGGTCTGA
- a CDS encoding PadR family transcriptional regulator, producing MYDLTGFQRDLLYVIAGEEEPHGLAIKEELEDYYEKEIHHGRLYPNLDTLVDKGLVEKGQRDRRTNFYSMTRRGSREIEARRDWENQYVEA from the coding sequence ATGTACGACTTGACAGGTTTCCAGCGTGACTTGCTGTACGTCATCGCTGGCGAAGAAGAACCCCACGGGCTCGCCATCAAGGAAGAACTCGAAGACTACTACGAGAAGGAGATCCACCACGGCCGACTGTATCCCAACCTCGACACGCTCGTGGACAAGGGACTCGTGGAGAAGGGCCAGCGCGACCGCCGGACGAACTTCTACAGCATGACCCGTCGGGGGAGCCGTGAGATCGAGGCTCGTCGGGACTGGGAGAACCAGTACGTCGAGGCGTAA
- a CDS encoding amphi-Trp domain-containing protein → MPEEILFESEQQLDRDAVASYLRTIADRLEGGDPVSLESGADSLSVTVPPTVEFEVKVEREGPADGPTDLGFELEMEWDENASGERDERSGGLSIE, encoded by the coding sequence ATGCCCGAAGAAATTCTCTTCGAGAGCGAACAGCAGCTGGACCGCGACGCAGTGGCCTCGTACCTCCGGACGATCGCCGACCGGCTCGAGGGCGGCGATCCCGTCTCGCTGGAGTCGGGTGCGGACTCCCTCTCCGTGACGGTCCCGCCGACCGTCGAGTTCGAGGTCAAGGTCGAACGAGAGGGGCCCGCCGACGGGCCGACGGATCTCGGGTTCGAACTCGAGATGGAGTGGGACGAGAACGCCAGCGGGGAGCGCGACGAGCGCAGTGGTGGACTCAGTATCGAGTAG
- a CDS encoding AI-2E family transporter, which produces MVQFELDINWPRTVWIVFGLVLAGAVVFVLHSFVGTFVFGLFLYYATRRLHRKVRRRVRPASLAAGVSLTLLALPALVLLYYTAAIALEELARATDRLNDVETQAQIGPYLDVVEPYLELSAVVQDPTAVLTDAGGLGALSETLTAALGYIGIVGTGLLHLFVMCALAFYLLRDGPQLARWGTTFTDRRGVLDHYFREVDRSLDKVFYGNILNAVITGTVGAIAFSLLNLAPAPFNVPYPALTGLLAGIASLIPIVGMKLVYVPLAIYLAGLAAVNGEGWWFVGLFVAVAFAVVDVIPDLVVRPYVSGGSLHVGALMFAYILGPLLFGWYGIFLGPMLLVLVVHFVRIVLPELLTGTPIEPYSVDPTHVVDGTVDDPGPASSGSADVSPPGAAAGDGMPADDAGPATD; this is translated from the coding sequence ATGGTCCAGTTCGAACTGGATATCAACTGGCCACGAACGGTCTGGATCGTCTTCGGACTCGTGCTGGCCGGAGCGGTCGTCTTCGTCCTCCACTCGTTCGTCGGCACGTTCGTCTTCGGACTCTTCCTCTACTACGCGACCCGTCGGCTCCACCGCAAGGTCCGCCGCCGGGTCCGGCCGGCGAGTCTGGCGGCCGGCGTCTCACTCACGTTGCTCGCGTTGCCGGCGCTCGTCCTGCTCTACTACACCGCGGCCATCGCCCTGGAGGAACTCGCCAGAGCAACGGACCGGCTGAACGACGTGGAGACGCAGGCCCAGATCGGTCCCTACCTCGACGTCGTGGAGCCCTACCTCGAACTCTCGGCGGTCGTCCAGGACCCGACGGCGGTCCTGACCGACGCCGGCGGCCTCGGCGCACTCTCCGAGACGCTGACTGCGGCGCTGGGCTACATCGGAATCGTCGGGACCGGACTCCTCCACCTGTTCGTCATGTGCGCGCTCGCGTTCTACCTGCTGCGTGACGGGCCGCAACTCGCGCGGTGGGGAACGACCTTCACCGACAGACGCGGCGTCCTCGACCACTACTTCCGCGAAGTTGACAGGAGCCTCGACAAGGTGTTCTACGGCAACATCCTCAACGCGGTCATCACCGGGACTGTCGGCGCCATCGCGTTCAGCCTGCTGAACCTCGCGCCGGCCCCGTTCAACGTCCCCTACCCGGCGCTGACCGGACTTCTGGCTGGCATCGCTAGCCTGATCCCAATCGTCGGGATGAAACTGGTCTACGTCCCGCTCGCGATCTACCTCGCCGGCCTCGCCGCAGTGAACGGCGAGGGCTGGTGGTTCGTGGGTCTGTTCGTCGCCGTCGCCTTCGCCGTCGTGGACGTCATTCCCGACCTGGTCGTCCGCCCGTACGTCTCCGGGGGGAGCCTCCACGTCGGCGCGCTCATGTTCGCGTACATCCTCGGCCCGCTGCTGTTCGGCTGGTACGGCATCTTCCTGGGGCCGATGCTCCTCGTGCTGGTCGTCCACTTCGTCAGAATCGTCCTGCCGGAACTCCTGACCGGGACGCCGATAGAACCGTACTCGGTGGATCCGACGCACGTCGTCGACGGGACCGTCGACGATCCGGGACCTGCTTCGTCGGGGTCCGCCGACGTCTCGCCGCCCGGGGCGGCGGCCGGTGACGGGATGCCCGCCGACGACGCCGGGCCGGCGACGGATTAG